Proteins co-encoded in one Gemmatimonadaceae bacterium genomic window:
- a CDS encoding peptidylprolyl isomerase has translation MRDRCRAVLLVVALSATHAAPAHAQRATLDPGTAAAWAALLEVHDTRRVDTAVIDVALASHTVALRAAALRVVGMNRIEARYPALRGLLHSARDTQVVRDAAFALGLAADAGACGPLTDALASGRGGEAAAWALGELGAQCGGFAALLAAARPPAVRAALLRVAGKWDPFPDSIVAAAFAAARSHDERWAALYALARARRNAGGALALRASRDAAPDIRELAARLLAAPLHGDAASPARARLVALLRDPAPHVRVAAVRALATYGALAAAPLALAWRLERDVNVRVTMAQAAGGVAGADAAPWIEWWRDDTTHMVRTSLLASAWQAGAIERLERGAGSALSADPDPRIRVAMIEGAASTRPALHAAMFTRGATDAHAAVRAASVGALAALPAPVRDSVGWARIEAAAASDPDPGVRQAITDARVRGARATDVGFALAGYARALADSVPDARESALALIAAAWRRDSAQFGDSAVTALAALAPDADVLLRRRVEAVTPLRHWRLAPTSGASPASYRRIVHDVIAPSLAGRPPQLVLDTERGAVRIRLDGVQAPMTAAHLSALARRGYFTGQRFHRVVPAFVAQGGDPRGDGSGGPGYAIRDELNRSPYRRGAVGMALAGPDTGGSQFFLTLAPQPHLDGHYTVFGQVIAGQRAMDALVQGDALRSMTPLP, from the coding sequence ATGCGTGACCGGTGCCGCGCGGTGCTGCTCGTGGTCGCACTGTCGGCCACCCATGCCGCGCCGGCCCACGCGCAGCGCGCCACCCTCGACCCGGGCACGGCGGCTGCCTGGGCGGCGCTGCTCGAGGTGCATGACACGCGGCGCGTCGACACCGCGGTGATCGATGTGGCGCTCGCGTCGCACACCGTCGCGCTGCGCGCCGCCGCGCTCCGGGTCGTCGGGATGAACCGCATCGAGGCACGCTATCCGGCGCTGCGCGGCCTGCTGCACTCCGCACGCGACACGCAGGTCGTGCGCGACGCGGCCTTCGCGCTGGGGCTTGCGGCGGATGCTGGCGCGTGCGGGCCACTCACCGATGCGCTGGCGTCGGGACGCGGCGGGGAGGCCGCCGCCTGGGCCCTCGGCGAGCTCGGTGCGCAGTGCGGCGGCTTCGCCGCGCTGCTGGCCGCCGCGCGACCACCAGCCGTTCGCGCGGCGCTGCTGCGGGTGGCGGGGAAGTGGGACCCGTTTCCCGATTCCATCGTGGCCGCGGCATTCGCGGCCGCCCGCTCGCACGACGAGCGCTGGGCGGCGCTGTACGCCCTCGCACGTGCCCGCCGCAACGCCGGCGGGGCGCTGGCGTTGCGGGCGTCGCGCGATGCGGCTCCCGACATCCGCGAGCTCGCCGCGCGCCTCCTCGCTGCGCCGCTGCACGGGGATGCTGCATCCCCGGCGCGCGCACGGCTCGTCGCCCTGCTCCGTGATCCCGCTCCGCATGTGCGGGTCGCAGCCGTGCGTGCGCTTGCCACCTACGGCGCCCTCGCCGCCGCACCGCTGGCGCTGGCGTGGCGACTGGAGCGTGACGTGAACGTGCGCGTCACCATGGCGCAGGCGGCCGGTGGGGTGGCTGGCGCCGACGCGGCACCATGGATCGAGTGGTGGCGTGACGACACGACCCACATGGTGCGAACAAGCCTGCTCGCGAGTGCCTGGCAGGCCGGTGCGATCGAGCGCCTCGAGCGAGGCGCCGGGAGCGCACTCTCGGCCGACCCTGATCCGCGGATCCGCGTCGCGATGATCGAGGGTGCCGCGTCCACACGCCCGGCACTGCATGCCGCCATGTTCACACGCGGCGCAACGGATGCACACGCAGCGGTTCGCGCGGCGTCGGTTGGCGCGCTCGCGGCGCTTCCGGCACCGGTGCGCGACTCCGTGGGGTGGGCGCGCATCGAGGCTGCGGCGGCGTCGGATCCCGACCCCGGGGTTCGGCAGGCGATCACCGACGCACGGGTGCGCGGCGCACGCGCCACCGATGTGGGCTTCGCGCTCGCGGGCTACGCCCGTGCCCTCGCCGACTCCGTGCCCGACGCGCGCGAGTCGGCACTCGCCCTCATCGCTGCGGCCTGGCGTCGCGACAGCGCGCAGTTCGGCGATTCGGCCGTGACGGCGCTGGCCGCGCTCGCACCGGATGCGGATGTGCTGCTGCGGCGCCGCGTCGAGGCAGTCACGCCGCTGCGCCACTGGCGGCTCGCGCCGACAAGCGGTGCATCACCAGCGTCGTATCGACGGATCGTGCACGACGTGATCGCGCCGAGCCTGGCTGGCCGGCCACCGCAACTCGTGCTCGACACCGAGCGCGGTGCGGTCCGGATCCGGCTGGACGGGGTACAGGCTCCCATGACCGCCGCCCACCTAAGCGCCCTCGCCCGGCGCGGGTACTTCACCGGCCAGCGCTTCCACCGCGTCGTGCCGGCATTCGTCGCGCAGGGCGGCGACCCGCGCGGCGACGGCTCCGGTGGCCCGGGCTATGCGATCAGGGACGAACTGAACCGGTCGCCGTACCGTCGCGGTGCCGTCGGCATGGCACTCGCGGGCCCCGACACCGGTGGCTCGCAGTTCTTCCTCACCCTCGCACCACAGCCCCACCTCGATGGCCATTACACCGTGTTCGGGCAGGTCATCGCCGGCCAGCGTGCGATGGACGCGCTGGTGCAGGGTGACGCGTTGCGCTCCATGACCCCGCTGCCCTGA
- a CDS encoding acyl-CoA thioesterase: MGVVYHSNYLVWCEVGRTELIRQLGRPYAEIERLGVGLAVSDASLRFHAPARYDDLVRVTTTLGEVRSRTVEFRYVISHAERGTRLVTASTVLVGVDRDGRIARLPAELRRMLGLDDA, translated from the coding sequence ATGGGCGTTGTCTATCACTCGAACTACCTCGTGTGGTGCGAGGTCGGCCGCACGGAGCTGATCCGGCAGCTCGGGCGCCCGTACGCAGAGATCGAGCGGCTGGGCGTGGGCCTCGCCGTCTCCGACGCCTCGCTCCGCTTCCACGCCCCGGCGCGCTACGATGACCTGGTGCGGGTCACCACCACGCTCGGTGAGGTGCGATCGCGCACCGTCGAGTTCCGGTACGTGATCTCGCACGCGGAACGCGGCACACGGCTCGTGACCGCCAGCACCGTGCTGGTCGGGGTCGACCGGGATGGGCGCATCGCCAGGCTGCCCGCGGAGCTGCGCCGCATGCTGGGGCTGGACGATGCGTGA
- a CDS encoding glutamate racemase, whose amino-acid sequence MNDAPVGVFDSGIGGLTVAAAILSALPAERVVYVGDTARVPYGPKSPETVIRYSREIAGWLVGQGVKAIVIACNTATAHALERLQAECAVPVIGVVQPGARAAVAATRNGRIGVIGTTGTITSGAYTRAIAALAPHAVVTGCACPLFVPLVEEGWLDHPATQLIAATCLAPVRDAGVDTLVLGCTHYPLLAPVIASVMGPGVTLVDSAAQTAIALRDVLRERGLAASAGAAATAHRFVVTDAPDTFRRVGQRFIGPVLDMVETQVFA is encoded by the coding sequence GTGAACGACGCGCCCGTCGGTGTGTTCGACTCCGGCATCGGCGGCCTGACGGTGGCGGCCGCGATCCTGTCGGCGCTCCCCGCCGAGCGCGTGGTCTACGTGGGCGACACCGCACGGGTGCCCTACGGCCCGAAGAGCCCGGAGACCGTGATCCGCTACAGCCGCGAGATCGCGGGCTGGCTGGTCGGGCAGGGGGTGAAGGCGATCGTCATCGCGTGCAACACCGCCACGGCACACGCCCTCGAGCGGCTGCAGGCGGAGTGTGCCGTGCCGGTCATCGGCGTGGTGCAGCCGGGGGCACGGGCCGCGGTCGCGGCTACGCGCAACGGCCGGATCGGCGTGATCGGCACCACCGGCACCATCACCTCGGGGGCGTACACGCGCGCCATCGCGGCGCTCGCGCCGCACGCCGTCGTCACGGGATGCGCGTGTCCATTGTTCGTGCCGCTGGTGGAGGAGGGGTGGCTCGACCACCCGGCGACGCAGCTCATCGCCGCGACCTGCCTCGCGCCGGTGCGCGATGCGGGCGTCGACACGCTGGTCCTCGGCTGCACACACTATCCGCTGCTGGCCCCGGTGATCGCGTCGGTCATGGGGCCGGGCGTCACGCTCGTGGACTCCGCCGCACAGACCGCCATCGCACTGCGCGACGTCCTCCGCGAGCGCGGACTCGCCGCGTCAGCTGGCGCTGCTGCGACCGCGCATCGCTTCGTCGTGACCGATGCGCCCGACACCTTCCGCCGCGTCGGGCAGCGCTTCATCGGCCCCGTGCTGGACATGGTCGAGACACAGGTCTTCGCCTGA
- a CDS encoding RidA family protein translates to MQRVVRPCRFHTSNRHGGRVSAGSGSWYHAPAQVARRRPRAPIRLRRSHRRRSSPHHSSRGSVVTKRVISTPAAPAAIGPYSQAIAVGGLLFTAGQIALDPATMTVVPGDVSAQTEQVMKNLAAICAEAGASLQQVVKTTVFLQDMSDFQAMNEVYARHFGENRPARSTVAVRGLPRDVRVEIEAIVSLPGA, encoded by the coding sequence ATGCAGCGGGTGGTGCGACCATGCAGATTCCACACCTCGAATCGGCACGGCGGCAGGGTTTCAGCGGGCTCGGGCTCGTGGTATCATGCCCCGGCACAGGTGGCCCGTCGCCGCCCGCGCGCACCGATCCGGCTGCGCCGGTCGCACCGCCGGAGATCGTCCCCGCACCATTCCTCCCGAGGATCCGTCGTGACCAAGCGTGTCATCAGTACCCCGGCCGCACCTGCCGCGATCGGCCCGTACTCCCAGGCCATCGCGGTCGGCGGCCTGCTCTTCACGGCCGGACAGATTGCACTCGACCCGGCCACGATGACGGTCGTGCCCGGCGACGTGTCGGCGCAGACGGAGCAGGTGATGAAGAACCTCGCCGCGATCTGCGCCGAGGCCGGCGCATCACTGCAGCAGGTGGTGAAGACCACCGTTTTCCTGCAGGACATGAGCGACTTCCAGGCGATGAACGAGGTGTACGCACGGCACTTCGGCGAGAACCGGCCCGCCCGCAGCACGGTGGCCGTGCGCGGACTGCCACGCGACGTGCGCGTGGAGATCGAGGCGATCGTGAGCCTGCCTGGCGCCTGA
- a CDS encoding TatD family hydrolase yields MLIDSHAHLAGDRFDADRAAVLERAWAAGLTHVVVIGETTPAARDLARSDPARLSFTAGVHPHEAQQFDAARDLPQLRALVADGAVAIGECGLDYHYDHSPRELQQQAFQAQLDLAAACGLPVVVHTRDAEDDTARLLTAAAARGVSGVLHCYTGSAGLARVAIDAGWFVSISGIATFRNWERDDVVRMIPDAQLLVETDAPYLAPVPFRGRRNEPAFLPGTVARLAEVRGTTAAEMATLTASNAVRFFRLPTTP; encoded by the coding sequence ATGCTGATCGACAGCCACGCCCACCTCGCCGGCGATCGCTTCGACGCCGACCGCGCAGCCGTCCTCGAGCGGGCGTGGGCGGCCGGCCTCACGCACGTCGTCGTGATCGGCGAGACCACGCCCGCGGCGCGCGACCTGGCGCGCTCCGATCCCGCCCGCCTCTCCTTCACGGCCGGCGTACATCCCCACGAGGCGCAGCAATTCGATGCGGCGCGCGACCTGCCACAACTCCGCGCCCTCGTCGCCGACGGCGCGGTGGCCATCGGGGAATGCGGCCTCGACTACCACTACGACCACAGCCCCCGTGAACTGCAGCAGCAGGCCTTTCAGGCGCAGCTCGACCTCGCCGCCGCGTGTGGCCTGCCAGTCGTGGTCCACACGCGGGACGCCGAGGACGACACCGCGCGCCTGCTGACCGCGGCCGCAGCGCGTGGTGTCTCTGGCGTGCTCCACTGCTACACTGGGTCGGCTGGGCTCGCGCGCGTCGCCATCGATGCCGGCTGGTTCGTGTCCATCAGCGGGATCGCCACGTTCCGGAACTGGGAACGGGACGATGTGGTGCGGATGATCCCCGACGCGCAGCTGCTGGTCGAGACCGACGCGCCGTACCTCGCGCCGGTGCCGTTCCGCGGTCGCCGCAACGAGCCGGCGTTCCTGCCAGGGACGGTGGCGCGACTTGCCGAGGTGCGTGGCACGACCGCGGCAGAGATGGCCACCCTGACCGCGAGCAATGCGGTGCGCTTCTTCCGGCTGCCCACCACGCCCTGA
- the secF gene encoding protein translocase subunit SecF has product MLRIFHNTKYDFIKWWKVAAIATGVFMLIGVASFAITGPLNKSVEFTGGTLVQLKFTQSGDAAKIRAALDAAGIRGAEVQQYGAADEFTVRAQDKALVASQAAGAEKVEDQIRAALSKSLGADTYKVVRTESIGPKVGEELSRNAIIAMVLVSLATLIYLAFRFEWRFGVAAVVATLHDTIVTLAFIKLLHLEVSLTVVAAILTLLGYSMNDTIIIFDRVRENLKTSGKTALYDVLNRSINDTLPRSIMTHATTFAASLALLLFAGEVIRPFAWVMTFGIFVATFSSIYVAGPVLLWIEQKFPRKSTAGAAPRAADAAAKRPGAVATR; this is encoded by the coding sequence ATGCTGCGAATCTTTCACAACACCAAGTACGACTTCATCAAGTGGTGGAAGGTCGCCGCCATCGCCACCGGCGTCTTCATGCTGATCGGCGTGGCGTCCTTCGCCATCACCGGCCCGCTGAACAAGTCGGTGGAGTTCACCGGCGGGACGCTGGTCCAGCTGAAGTTCACGCAGTCGGGTGACGCGGCGAAGATCCGCGCGGCCCTCGATGCCGCCGGGATCCGCGGCGCCGAGGTGCAGCAGTACGGCGCCGCCGACGAGTTCACCGTGCGGGCCCAGGACAAGGCGCTCGTCGCCTCGCAGGCCGCCGGTGCCGAGAAGGTCGAGGACCAGATCCGCGCCGCGCTCTCGAAGTCGCTCGGCGCCGACACCTACAAGGTCGTCCGCACGGAGTCGATCGGGCCGAAAGTGGGCGAGGAACTGAGCCGCAACGCCATCATCGCGATGGTGCTCGTCTCGCTCGCCACGCTCATCTACCTCGCCTTCCGCTTCGAGTGGCGCTTCGGCGTGGCTGCGGTCGTGGCAACGCTGCACGACACGATCGTCACCCTCGCGTTCATCAAGCTCCTGCACCTCGAGGTCTCGCTGACGGTGGTGGCGGCGATCCTCACGCTGCTCGGCTACTCGATGAACGACACGATCATCATCTTCGACCGCGTCCGCGAGAACCTCAAGACGTCCGGCAAGACGGCACTCTACGACGTCCTGAACCGGTCGATCAACGACACGCTGCCGCGCTCGATCATGACGCACGCGACGACGTTTGCCGCCTCGCTGGCGCTGCTCCTGTTCGCGGGCGAGGTCATCCGCCCGTTCGCATGGGTGATGACGTTCGGCATCTTCGTCGCGACGTTCAGCTCCATCTACGTCGCCGGCCCGGTGCTGCTCTGGATCGAGCAGAAGTTCCCGCGGAAGTCCACCGCCGGTGCCGCACCGCGCGCGGCGGATGCGGCGGCCAAGCGTCCGGGCGCCGTCGCCACCCGGTGA
- the secD gene encoding protein translocase subunit SecD, whose product MNSLRSRLLLIAAAIGLSVFALFPRATTVRETKPDGTSVNTIKRQFPLKYGLDLQGGMHMALEIDESKGTVADKKDALGRALKTVRNRIDQFGVSEPVVQQAGDDRIIVELPGIDDQQRAQDVVQQSAFLQFQITDESNALDKSLPRMDAAVRSRRLDVASAPAGTTPAAGPSAAAPLSGLLSGDTAKKATTDTAKAPAPDSVAKDANGPITKMIQAGGFPGQYYVRESDVPALTRYLADTVVQAAIAPGKVIRFGADTISAPGQPTVRALYVLDAKPIITGEYLTDAKPNNNPLEGGYIVEFEFNSEGGRIFRRETGKHVKDNMAVVLDDRVMTAPTINSAIGRNGQITLGGAGLQEAQDLALVLRAGALPVPLKVAEIRNIGASLGQDSIDKGKLAFGIAILMVIVIMVGYYRFSGAIAVVALALYVFFTLAALAAFGATLTLPGLAGLVLGVGIAVDANVLIFERIREEMDRGKSARLSIEEGFKHALSAIVDTSVATILSGAVLYQYGTGPVRGFAVTLVVGVAASLFTAIFVTRTLLLVWLDRTGGTKPLSI is encoded by the coding sequence ATGAACAGTCTGCGGTCCCGCCTCCTGCTGATCGCCGCCGCCATCGGGCTTTCGGTCTTCGCCCTCTTCCCGCGCGCCACCACGGTGCGCGAGACGAAGCCTGACGGCACGTCCGTCAACACGATCAAGCGCCAGTTCCCGCTGAAGTACGGTCTCGACCTCCAGGGCGGCATGCACATGGCGCTCGAGATCGACGAGAGCAAGGGAACCGTGGCCGACAAGAAGGACGCGCTTGGCCGCGCCCTGAAGACGGTGCGCAACCGCATCGACCAGTTCGGCGTGTCCGAGCCGGTGGTGCAGCAGGCCGGCGACGATCGCATCATCGTCGAGCTGCCCGGCATCGACGACCAGCAGCGCGCGCAGGACGTGGTACAGCAGTCCGCGTTCCTGCAGTTCCAGATCACCGACGAGAGCAACGCCCTCGACAAGTCGCTGCCGCGCATGGATGCGGCGGTGCGCAGTCGCCGGCTGGATGTTGCGAGTGCGCCGGCGGGCACCACACCGGCGGCTGGGCCCTCGGCCGCGGCGCCGCTGAGTGGCCTGCTGAGCGGCGACACCGCGAAGAAGGCGACCACCGACACGGCCAAGGCGCCGGCACCGGACAGCGTCGCGAAGGACGCCAACGGCCCGATCACGAAGATGATCCAGGCCGGCGGCTTCCCGGGCCAGTACTACGTCCGCGAGAGCGACGTGCCGGCGCTCACGCGCTACCTCGCCGACACCGTCGTGCAGGCCGCGATCGCACCGGGCAAGGTCATCCGGTTCGGTGCCGACACGATCAGCGCACCGGGCCAGCCCACCGTTCGCGCGCTCTATGTGCTGGACGCCAAGCCGATCATCACCGGCGAGTACCTCACCGACGCGAAGCCGAACAACAACCCGCTCGAGGGTGGCTACATCGTCGAGTTCGAGTTCAACTCGGAAGGCGGGCGGATCTTCCGGCGTGAGACCGGCAAGCACGTGAAGGACAACATGGCCGTCGTGCTCGACGACCGCGTGATGACTGCGCCCACGATCAACAGTGCGATCGGCCGCAACGGCCAGATCACGCTCGGCGGCGCCGGGCTGCAGGAGGCGCAGGACCTCGCGCTGGTGCTGCGGGCCGGCGCGCTGCCGGTGCCGCTCAAGGTGGCCGAGATCCGGAACATCGGCGCCAGCCTCGGGCAGGACTCGATCGACAAGGGCAAGCTGGCCTTCGGCATTGCGATCCTGATGGTGATCGTGATCATGGTCGGCTACTACCGCTTCAGCGGGGCCATCGCCGTCGTTGCGCTCGCGCTGTACGTGTTCTTCACGCTGGCCGCGCTGGCGGCGTTCGGCGCCACGCTCACGCTGCCCGGCCTGGCCGGCCTCGTGCTCGGCGTCGGCATCGCGGTGGACGCGAACGTGCTGATCTTCGAGCGCATCCGCGAGGAGATGGACCGCGGCAAGTCGGCCCGCCTGTCCATCGAGGAAGGCTTCAAGCACGCGCTGAGCGCGATCGTCGACACCAGTGTCGCCACGATCCTCTCGGGTGCGGTGCTCTACCAGTACGGCACGGGACCGGTGCGCGGCTTCGCCGTGACGCTGGTGGTGGGTGTCGCCGCCTCGCTGTTCACGGCCATCTTCGTGACGCGGACCCTTCTCCTTGTCTGGCTCGACCGCACCGGCGGCACGAAGCCCCTGAGCATCTGA
- the ribF gene encoding riboflavin biosynthesis protein RibF: MPDVAAGCGLPDTVHASAVTVGTFDGVHRGHFDVLQRLVATARAGGMASVLVTFAPHPTEIVRPDAVPLLLTPGLEKLEALATIGIDYCAVMPFTRRLSALTAAEFVRLVLRPRFRMASLLVGHDHGFGRDRAGGRDQLMALGAADGFAVEQVAPVSLPDGTVVSSSGIRSAIRDRDLEAARRGLGRRYSLTGVVRRGDQRGRLIGFPTINLGEPDPRKLLPPAGVYAAVVQTPAGAHGAMVNLGSRPTVSDARLTVEANLFEFSGDLYGAPVRVDLVAPIRPIRRFAGIAELTGQLAADREAARTALTRFA, from the coding sequence ATGCCTGACGTCGCGGCGGGGTGCGGGCTGCCGGACACGGTGCACGCCAGCGCCGTGACGGTCGGCACGTTCGATGGCGTGCATCGCGGCCACTTCGATGTGTTGCAGCGGCTGGTGGCCACGGCGCGCGCCGGCGGCATGGCCAGCGTGCTGGTGACCTTCGCGCCGCACCCCACGGAGATCGTGCGCCCCGACGCCGTGCCGCTGCTGCTGACACCGGGGCTGGAGAAGCTCGAGGCGCTCGCGACCATCGGGATCGACTATTGCGCGGTGATGCCGTTCACCCGTCGCCTGTCGGCCCTCACGGCGGCCGAGTTCGTGCGGCTCGTGCTCCGGCCGCGCTTCCGCATGGCGTCGCTCCTCGTCGGCCACGACCACGGATTCGGGCGTGACCGGGCCGGCGGGCGCGACCAGTTGATGGCGCTGGGCGCCGCCGATGGCTTCGCGGTGGAGCAGGTCGCCCCGGTGTCGCTCCCGGACGGGACCGTGGTGTCGTCGTCCGGCATCCGGTCGGCCATCCGGGACCGCGACCTGGAGGCCGCCCGACGGGGGCTGGGGCGCCGGTACTCACTCACCGGCGTCGTCCGGCGTGGCGACCAGCGGGGACGGCTGATCGGCTTCCCCACGATCAACCTCGGGGAGCCAGACCCCCGCAAGCTCCTCCCGCCTGCCGGCGTCTATGCGGCGGTGGTCCAGACACCGGCCGGCGCGCACGGCGCGATGGTCAACCTGGGCAGCCGGCCCACCGTGTCCGACGCCAGGCTCACGGTCGAGGCGAACCTGTTCGAGTTCTCCGGGGACCTCTACGGCGCCCCGGTGCGGGTGGACCTGGTGGCCCCGATCCGGCCGATCCGGCGCTTCGCCGGCATCGCGGAACTGACCGGCCAGCTTGCCGCAGATCGTGAAGCAGCCCGGACTGCGTTGACCCGGTTCGCCTGA
- the truB gene encoding tRNA pseudouridine(55) synthase TruB, with amino-acid sequence MTMTTAATDGLLLLDKPAGISSHDAVLAARRALHEKRIGHAGTLDPFATGLLVLLTGRATRLLPYLPGEPKVYEATIQFGRETDTEDLLGAVTREAPPPSEAAVRAALPALTGVIQQVPPAYSAKRIDGQRAYEAARAGVMLDLKPVSITVHSWDLLAWHGDRCDVRIVCGGGTYVRSLARDLARAVGSAAHLSALRRVAAGAFAVRDAQAVLALRDTPPQLRPPLDAVPHLPQVPLTHDEVHRIRRGLDIAITAVPDRPVTHVALVSADHGGLVALGERIGDRWQPRVVMRDA; translated from the coding sequence GTGACGATGACGACCGCGGCGACTGACGGGCTCCTCCTCCTCGACAAACCCGCCGGCATCTCCTCGCATGACGCCGTGCTCGCCGCCCGCCGGGCGCTGCACGAGAAGCGCATCGGCCACGCCGGCACGCTGGACCCGTTCGCGACCGGGCTGCTTGTGCTCCTCACCGGCCGCGCCACCCGCCTGCTGCCGTACCTGCCGGGTGAGCCGAAGGTGTACGAGGCCACCATCCAGTTCGGCCGCGAGACCGACACCGAGGACCTGCTGGGTGCCGTGACGCGCGAGGCGCCGCCACCGTCCGAGGCCGCCGTGCGGGCGGCGCTCCCGGCGCTCACCGGCGTGATCCAGCAGGTGCCGCCAGCCTACTCGGCCAAGCGCATCGACGGACAGCGCGCGTACGAGGCGGCGCGCGCCGGCGTCATGCTCGACCTCAAGCCCGTCAGCATCACCGTCCACTCGTGGGACCTGCTGGCGTGGCATGGCGACCGTTGTGACGTGCGGATCGTGTGCGGGGGAGGGACCTACGTCCGCTCGCTGGCCCGTGACCTGGCCCGCGCCGTGGGCAGTGCCGCCCACCTGTCTGCGCTGCGGCGCGTGGCAGCCGGTGCGTTCGCGGTCAGGGACGCACAGGCCGTGCTCGCGCTGCGAGACACACCGCCGCAACTCCGGCCGCCCCTCGACGCGGTCCCGCACCTGCCCCAGGTGCCACTCACGCACGACGAGGTGCACCGCATCCGGCGTGGCCTCGACATCGCGATCACTGCCGTGCCCGATCGCCCGGTCACGCATGTCGCACTCGTGTCGGCTGACCATGGCGGTCTCGTCGCGCTGGGTGAGCGCATCGGCGACCGCTGGCAGCCGCGCGTCGTGATGCGTGATGCCTGA
- the rbfA gene encoding 30S ribosome-binding factor RbfA, which produces MAGNERRPDRVAAAIKEEVARVLSRDVQDPRITGAFVTVTGCEVSRDLRTAKVYVSILGDDDAKLRAREGLGDLAPQLRGPIGRALRLRAAPEIFFKVDESVAYAARIETLLAQIKTSGPDGAAADAPVETTSAGDDDDRGD; this is translated from the coding sequence ATGGCCGGCAACGAACGCCGCCCCGACCGGGTGGCCGCAGCGATAAAGGAAGAGGTGGCACGCGTGCTCTCGCGCGACGTGCAGGACCCGCGGATCACGGGCGCCTTCGTCACCGTCACCGGGTGCGAGGTGTCCCGCGACCTCCGCACGGCGAAGGTATACGTCAGCATCCTTGGCGATGACGACGCGAAACTGCGCGCGCGCGAGGGGCTCGGTGACCTCGCGCCGCAGCTCCGTGGGCCGATCGGGCGCGCCCTGCGGCTGCGCGCCGCCCCCGAGATCTTCTTCAAGGTGGACGAGAGCGTGGCCTACGCCGCACGGATCGAGACGTTGCTCGCGCAGATCAAGACGAGCGGGCCCGACGGGGCCGCAGCCGACGCGCCCGTCGAGACCACCAGCGCCGGTGACGATGACGACCGCGGCGACTGA